A portion of the Stigmatella aurantiaca DW4/3-1 genome contains these proteins:
- a CDS encoding NAD(P)/FAD-dependent oxidoreductase — protein MAYRVNNIGLWLDEPEELLGQRAAEKLGVTRSDLASVRVVRSVLDARKKGSPRYIYTLEVTLAPGRPPPRLPPDVSEAPALPEPLPQVKEPERWPLIIGTGPAGLFCALGLLERGVRSILLERGREVVTRRKDVAKLMRDGTLHPESNMNFGEGGAGAYTDGKLSTRINHPMVRKVIETFAQYGAPDHILIEGKPHIGSDLLPGAVARIRDMLIAGGCQVLFEHKVEDLLYRDGRVAGLKLVDGRTLESDRVVLAPGNSARELYERFAADKHVSVEAKPFALGFRAEHPQGLINSIQYGSAAKNPRLPPADYKLAENLDVDGEVRGIYSFCMCPGGIVVPTPTEEGQQCTNGMSNSRRNAKFANSGIVVTVSVQDFEREGFHGPLAGLEFQRHWEKKAYELGGGKFFAPAQTIPDYLAGRAKKDPGDTSYRPGIVRTDLNVLFPARLTQSIKQALRAFDRKMRGFNSDEGKLIGIESRTSSPLRITRGEDLQSVSLRGLYPVGEGCGYAGGIVSSAIDGLRAAEQIATELT, from the coding sequence ATGGCGTACCGGGTGAACAACATCGGGCTGTGGCTGGACGAGCCAGAGGAGCTGCTCGGACAGCGCGCGGCGGAGAAGCTGGGGGTGACCCGGTCCGATCTCGCGTCGGTTCGTGTGGTGCGCTCGGTGCTGGATGCACGCAAGAAGGGCAGCCCTCGCTACATTTATACCCTGGAGGTCACCCTGGCTCCGGGCCGCCCACCGCCCCGCCTGCCGCCGGATGTCAGCGAGGCGCCCGCCCTGCCCGAGCCGTTGCCCCAGGTGAAGGAGCCGGAGCGCTGGCCGCTCATCATCGGCACCGGGCCCGCGGGTCTCTTCTGCGCCCTGGGGCTGCTGGAGCGGGGGGTGCGCAGCATCCTCCTGGAGCGGGGCCGGGAGGTGGTGACTCGCCGCAAGGACGTGGCCAAGCTGATGCGGGACGGCACGCTTCATCCCGAGAGCAACATGAACTTCGGAGAGGGCGGCGCCGGGGCCTACACCGACGGCAAGCTCTCCACGCGCATCAACCACCCCATGGTGCGCAAGGTCATCGAGACGTTCGCCCAGTACGGCGCGCCGGATCACATCCTCATCGAGGGCAAGCCGCACATCGGCTCGGACCTGCTGCCGGGCGCGGTGGCCCGCATCCGCGACATGCTCATCGCCGGGGGCTGCCAAGTGCTCTTCGAGCACAAGGTGGAGGACCTGCTCTACCGCGACGGCCGGGTGGCGGGCTTGAAGCTGGTGGATGGACGCACGCTGGAGAGCGACCGGGTGGTGCTGGCCCCGGGCAACTCGGCGCGCGAGCTGTACGAGCGCTTCGCCGCGGACAAGCACGTGAGCGTGGAGGCCAAGCCCTTCGCCCTCGGCTTCCGCGCCGAGCACCCCCAGGGCCTCATCAACAGCATCCAGTACGGCAGCGCGGCGAAGAACCCCCGGCTCCCCCCGGCCGATTACAAGCTGGCGGAGAACCTCGACGTGGATGGCGAGGTGCGGGGCATCTACTCGTTCTGCATGTGTCCGGGCGGCATCGTGGTGCCCACGCCCACCGAAGAGGGCCAGCAGTGCACCAACGGCATGAGCAACTCGCGCCGCAACGCGAAGTTCGCCAACTCCGGCATCGTCGTCACCGTGTCCGTGCAGGACTTCGAGCGCGAGGGCTTCCATGGACCGCTCGCGGGGCTCGAATTCCAGCGCCACTGGGAGAAAAAGGCCTATGAGCTGGGCGGCGGAAAGTTCTTCGCCCCAGCGCAGACCATTCCGGATTACCTCGCGGGCCGCGCGAAAAAAGACCCCGGCGACACCAGCTACCGGCCCGGCATTGTCCGCACGGACCTCAACGTCTTGTTCCCCGCCCGCCTCACCCAGTCCATCAAGCAGGCCCTGCGGGCCTTCGACCGGAAGATGCGCGGCTTCAACAGCGACGAGGGCAAGCTCATCGGCATCGAGAGCCGCACCAGCTCGCCGCTGCGCATCACCCGCGGCGAGGATCTCCAGTCCGTGTCGCTGCGGGGCCTGTACCCCGTGGGCGAGGGGTGCGGCTACGCGGGCGGTATCGTCTCTTCGGCCATTGATGGGTTGCGGGCCGCTGAGCAAATTGCCACGGAGCTGACCTAG
- a CDS encoding class I SAM-dependent rRNA methyltransferase, giving the protein MLNTYLSREAAQKLRHGAFWLRREDILSMDGTPTAGEPTQLRDEDGTVLGLGDVDLESSYAVRRLGLPEESAEGLIPRHVRHALERRARLLDDPRFCRLVNDDGDGLPGLIVDRYDTHFIVQTLTRAMDARLEEITRAIVEVAGASSVLLRNDSPRRQQLGLAPQRPHVLYGTPPRWCRLLELGARFTVDLTYGQNTGYHYDQRELRRFLARLSQGTRVLDPCCNVGGLFVHAGLHGARHILAYDGNPDSADLARENAEANGLLGRVRVERASTLAVLRGAKDTFDLVLLDTQEASSHEAFIEYVRLALKRTRHGGRVLLAGYHPPLARGAFEELVAESCEREQRIAFRLARFGLPPDHPLPVNSPGAEYLSAMALEVN; this is encoded by the coding sequence TTGCTCAACACCTATCTGTCCCGGGAAGCAGCGCAGAAGTTGCGTCACGGCGCCTTCTGGCTCCGTCGAGAGGACATCCTGTCCATGGATGGCACGCCCACGGCCGGCGAGCCCACCCAGCTCCGGGACGAGGATGGAACCGTGCTGGGCCTGGGAGACGTGGACCTGGAGTCCTCCTACGCCGTGCGCCGCCTGGGGTTGCCCGAGGAGAGCGCGGAGGGGCTCATCCCCCGCCATGTCCGCCACGCCCTGGAGCGCCGGGCCCGCCTGCTGGATGACCCGCGTTTCTGCCGGTTGGTGAATGACGATGGGGACGGATTGCCCGGCCTCATCGTGGACCGCTACGACACACACTTCATCGTCCAGACGCTGACCCGGGCCATGGACGCGCGCCTGGAGGAAATCACGCGCGCCATCGTGGAGGTGGCCGGAGCCAGCTCGGTGCTGCTGCGCAACGACTCGCCCCGGCGACAGCAACTGGGGCTCGCCCCCCAGCGGCCCCACGTCCTCTATGGCACCCCGCCCCGCTGGTGCCGCCTGCTGGAGCTGGGCGCGCGGTTCACCGTGGACCTCACCTACGGCCAGAACACCGGTTACCACTATGACCAGCGGGAGCTGCGCCGCTTTCTGGCCCGGCTGTCCCAGGGGACCCGGGTGCTGGATCCGTGCTGCAACGTGGGCGGCCTCTTCGTGCACGCCGGGCTTCATGGGGCCCGGCACATCCTCGCCTACGACGGCAATCCGGACTCGGCCGACCTGGCCCGCGAGAACGCCGAGGCCAATGGGCTGCTCGGACGGGTCCGGGTGGAGCGGGCGTCCACCCTGGCCGTGCTCCGCGGCGCGAAGGACACGTTCGATCTCGTGCTGCTCGACACCCAGGAGGCGAGCTCCCACGAGGCCTTCATCGAGTATGTCCGCCTGGCCCTCAAACGGACGAGGCATGGGGGTCGGGTGCTCCTCGCGGGCTACCACCCGCCGCTGGCCCGAGGCGCCTTCGAGGAACTCGTGGCGGAGTCTTGTGAACGTGAACAACGCATCGCGTTCAGGCTGGCCCGGTTCGGCCTGCCCCCCGACCACCCCTTGCCCGTGAACAGCCCGGGGGCGGAGTACCTCAGCGCGATGGCCCTCGAAGTGAACTGA
- a CDS encoding 3'-5' exoribonuclease YhaM family protein, giving the protein MTTDNSAGTPAPASEGGSVETVRKVYAKDLREKDRVHTVFRVTQKSKVTARSGKVFLSLVLGDKSGEVDARIFDKVDTFEPAFAIGDHILVQGHIISFHGKTQLVVEALERLDPGPLDLTEFEPPPAPPAPVAAEAAPQDTAPEKPAPAADKHEESAPDKRPAREEGAHGGSNAGARAVGQIREIVTERIHDSYVKQLLLAFLDDPQLAAQLPIAPAGKGVHHAYRGGLAEHLLSVMRLTLRVADHYPMADRDLLLAGALLHDVMKVAEISAEKGFDYTDEGKLVGHLVMSAQKIREKTLTIPGFPPLLEHHLTHLVLAHHGKLEYGSPKLPMTIEAYIVHALDTLDSRIASWLEAMARDPNEKWTEPLKIYEQRQLWKAPAPTSRGKPPVEGRRKTREERRKPKGQGGAAAQGQAPATEAPSHPPRKERPPRPPREERGPREERGPREERPPREGRPPREERPPRPPRDPNSLPQELTFKPFSALTTLAPAPAESSHGKPEDNSSTEG; this is encoded by the coding sequence ATGACGACCGACAATTCCGCTGGTACCCCCGCCCCCGCCTCCGAGGGCGGCTCCGTCGAGACCGTTCGCAAGGTGTACGCGAAGGATCTGCGCGAGAAGGACCGCGTCCATACCGTTTTCCGCGTCACGCAGAAGAGCAAGGTGACGGCGCGCAGTGGCAAGGTGTTCCTCTCCTTGGTGCTGGGCGACAAGAGTGGCGAGGTGGACGCCCGCATCTTCGACAAGGTGGACACTTTCGAGCCCGCCTTCGCCATCGGAGACCACATCCTGGTCCAGGGCCACATCATCAGCTTCCACGGGAAGACCCAGCTGGTGGTGGAGGCGCTGGAGCGCTTGGACCCGGGACCGCTGGACCTCACGGAGTTCGAGCCCCCTCCGGCCCCGCCCGCGCCCGTCGCGGCCGAGGCAGCTCCCCAGGACACGGCCCCGGAGAAGCCCGCTCCGGCCGCGGACAAGCACGAGGAGAGCGCTCCTGACAAGCGGCCCGCCCGGGAAGAGGGCGCCCATGGCGGCTCCAACGCCGGCGCCCGCGCCGTGGGGCAGATCCGCGAGATCGTCACCGAGCGGATCCATGATTCGTACGTGAAGCAACTGCTGCTGGCGTTCCTGGACGATCCCCAGCTCGCCGCCCAGCTGCCCATCGCCCCCGCCGGCAAGGGCGTTCACCACGCCTACCGGGGCGGCCTGGCCGAGCACCTGCTGTCGGTGATGCGTTTGACGCTGCGCGTCGCGGACCACTACCCCATGGCGGACCGGGACCTGCTCTTGGCCGGTGCCCTGCTGCACGACGTGATGAAGGTGGCGGAGATCTCCGCCGAGAAGGGCTTCGACTACACCGACGAGGGCAAGCTGGTCGGCCACCTGGTGATGTCGGCGCAGAAGATCCGGGAGAAGACCCTGACCATCCCCGGCTTCCCGCCCCTGCTCGAGCACCACCTCACCCACCTGGTGCTCGCCCACCACGGCAAGCTGGAGTACGGCTCGCCCAAGCTGCCCATGACGATCGAGGCATACATCGTCCACGCCCTCGACACGCTGGACTCGCGGATCGCCTCCTGGCTGGAGGCCATGGCGCGAGACCCGAACGAGAAGTGGACGGAGCCGCTCAAGATCTACGAGCAGCGCCAGCTCTGGAAGGCGCCTGCCCCCACCTCGCGGGGCAAGCCGCCGGTGGAAGGCCGCCGCAAGACGCGCGAGGAGCGCCGCAAGCCCAAGGGCCAGGGAGGCGCCGCCGCCCAGGGCCAGGCTCCAGCCACCGAGGCCCCCTCCCATCCGCCCCGAAAGGAGCGTCCTCCCCGGCCGCCCCGCGAGGAGCGCGGCCCCCGGGAAGAGCGTGGCCCTCGGGAGGAGCGTCCTCCCCGCGAAGGCCGGCCGCCCCGCGAGGAGCGTCCTCCCCGGCCGCCCCGCGACCCGAACAGCCTGCCCCAAGAGCTCACCTTCAAGCCGTTCAGCGCCCTGACCACGCTGGCCCCCGCCCCCGCTGAGTCCTCCCACGGCAAGCCCGAGGACAACAGCTCCACGGAAGGATGA
- a CDS encoding HD domain-containing phosphohydrolase, giving the protein MAKRLGERLIEAGLVTAEAVDKALDHQKITGHKLGDCLVELGLLPEAALLRFLATEFQTRFVSADKLAKAKIATAVLDRIPVRMAESNNVLPLAYDVERKLLSIVAAEPQNKSVLEEIALVTGVSEVYAFVGLRSAIAAAIRKYYYGDPTAFTALEAGNPQVQRADVSAMAGAYEATGSGSRSAPISQLRFETDPGSRSPRAAAGSQLLRMTTQMREAMGATRSSIAESDFVETLSVLVGLLEQERPHHRGHSTQLARQASIVGRRMGISPKELTALAIAAYLHDLGKSSERHHTLASNAVNASWKEEAKRLCRAPSRLFETVHLPPTVNTLLAQLYEAYDGSGVPQGTQGESIALGARILSTVDSFLDLTKNPANAFGKVLTKTQALDHLRKNAGILYDPIVADIVGQVQSGELLRHRIVQDGRQVLIAESDEAIRTDMLESVLRQGLVVYAFSTLDGALDGLANRECDVLVVSLRFGLPDILGLLQYARGSAESAGLPILVLGEPDNTSRERLLMAGATAVQSPADTDEAAKLVRQFQEDRILHNGPARVVRGSYDELPLLELLKTLASGRKSGRLHLRHHSLEGYLHLERGRIVYASYAGQSGESAMQALLQIKQAEFQYDPDSLLLDIPHLDKELEGVAKELSTRRASA; this is encoded by the coding sequence ATGGCGAAGCGGCTCGGAGAACGCCTGATCGAGGCCGGCCTCGTCACTGCCGAGGCCGTGGACAAAGCCCTCGATCACCAGAAGATCACCGGCCACAAGCTCGGCGATTGTCTGGTGGAACTGGGCCTGCTTCCGGAAGCCGCCTTGCTGCGCTTCCTGGCCACCGAGTTCCAGACGCGCTTTGTCTCCGCGGACAAGCTGGCCAAGGCGAAGATCGCCACGGCGGTGCTGGACCGGATCCCCGTGAGGATGGCCGAGTCGAACAACGTGCTGCCGCTGGCGTACGACGTGGAGCGCAAGCTGCTCTCCATCGTCGCGGCGGAGCCGCAGAACAAGTCGGTGCTGGAGGAGATCGCCCTGGTCACCGGCGTCTCGGAGGTCTACGCGTTCGTAGGCCTGCGCAGCGCCATCGCCGCGGCCATCCGGAAGTACTACTACGGCGACCCGACCGCCTTCACCGCGCTGGAGGCGGGCAATCCCCAGGTGCAACGGGCGGACGTCTCCGCCATGGCCGGGGCCTACGAGGCCACGGGCAGTGGCAGCCGGAGCGCCCCCATCTCGCAGCTCCGCTTCGAGACGGACCCAGGCTCGCGCTCGCCGCGGGCCGCCGCGGGCTCCCAGCTCCTGCGGATGACCACGCAGATGCGCGAAGCCATGGGGGCCACGCGCTCGTCCATCGCCGAGAGCGACTTCGTCGAGACGCTGAGCGTCCTGGTCGGGTTGCTGGAGCAGGAGCGGCCCCACCACCGCGGCCATTCGACCCAGCTGGCGCGGCAGGCCTCCATCGTGGGGCGGCGCATGGGCATCTCGCCCAAGGAGCTGACCGCGCTGGCCATCGCCGCCTACTTGCATGATCTCGGCAAGTCGTCCGAGCGGCACCACACCCTGGCCAGCAACGCCGTCAATGCCAGTTGGAAGGAAGAAGCCAAGCGTCTGTGCCGGGCGCCCTCCCGCCTCTTCGAGACCGTGCACCTGCCGCCCACGGTGAACACCCTGCTCGCCCAGCTCTACGAGGCCTATGACGGCTCGGGCGTTCCGCAGGGCACCCAGGGCGAGAGCATCGCGCTCGGCGCGCGCATCCTCTCCACGGTGGACAGCTTCCTGGATCTGACGAAGAACCCGGCCAACGCCTTCGGCAAGGTGCTCACCAAGACGCAGGCGCTGGACCACCTGCGCAAGAACGCGGGCATCCTCTACGATCCCATCGTGGCCGACATCGTCGGGCAGGTGCAGAGCGGAGAGCTGCTGCGCCACCGCATCGTCCAGGACGGACGGCAGGTGCTCATCGCCGAGTCCGACGAGGCCATCCGGACGGACATGCTGGAGTCGGTCCTGCGACAGGGGCTGGTCGTGTACGCCTTCTCCACGCTGGATGGCGCACTCGATGGGCTCGCCAACCGGGAGTGCGATGTGCTCGTGGTGAGCCTGCGCTTCGGGCTTCCCGATATCCTCGGCCTGCTCCAGTACGCCCGAGGCTCCGCGGAGAGCGCGGGCTTGCCCATCCTCGTGCTCGGGGAGCCGGACAACACCTCGCGCGAGCGGCTCCTCATGGCCGGCGCGACGGCGGTGCAGTCTCCCGCGGACACGGACGAGGCGGCCAAGCTCGTCCGCCAGTTCCAAGAGGACCGGATCCTTCACAACGGCCCGGCGCGCGTGGTGCGTGGCAGCTACGACGAGCTGCCCTTGTTGGAGTTGCTCAAGACGCTCGCCAGCGGACGCAAGTCCGGCCGGCTCCACCTGCGCCACCACTCGCTGGAGGGCTACCTCCACCTGGAGCGGGGGCGCATCGTCTATGCCTCCTACGCGGGCCAGTCCGGCGAGTCCGCCATGCAGGCGCTCCTGCAAATCAAGCAGGCGGAGTTCCAGTACGATCCGGACTCATTGCTGCTGGACATCCCCCACCTCGACAAGGAACTCGAAGGGGTGGCCAAGGAGCTGAGCACGCGCCGCGCGTCGGCGTAG
- a CDS encoding TatD family hydrolase, which produces MRLIDAHCHLESADYAEVAPVLARARAAGVVHAMVVGQFQGPGDWGNALEIAAAYPDFLSPTLGIHPHEAARATEEDFVTLERTCARSEVRAVGEAGLDYYYDRSPRDVQAEVFRRQCALARSLGKPLVVHVRDAHEDCEAILREAGLQRGVIHCFTGDTAAARRYLDLGFHISLSGVVTYKKTEALQDAVRFTPLDRLMVETDSPFLAPVPYRGRKNEPAHVVETARKVAELKAIPVEELAAATTAATVGLFGLRVP; this is translated from the coding sequence ATGAGATTGATCGACGCCCATTGCCACCTCGAGAGCGCGGACTATGCGGAGGTCGCGCCCGTGCTGGCGCGCGCTCGGGCCGCCGGGGTGGTGCACGCCATGGTGGTGGGACAGTTCCAGGGGCCCGGGGACTGGGGCAATGCGCTGGAGATAGCCGCGGCGTATCCGGACTTCCTGTCGCCGACCCTGGGCATTCACCCCCATGAAGCCGCCCGGGCCACGGAGGAGGACTTCGTCACGCTGGAGCGCACCTGCGCCCGGTCCGAGGTCCGGGCGGTGGGAGAGGCCGGGCTGGACTACTACTATGATCGGTCGCCCCGGGACGTTCAGGCCGAGGTGTTCCGCCGCCAGTGCGCGCTCGCGCGCTCGTTGGGGAAGCCGCTGGTGGTGCACGTGAGGGATGCTCACGAGGACTGCGAGGCCATTCTTCGGGAGGCCGGGCTCCAGCGAGGGGTCATCCACTGCTTCACCGGAGACACCGCCGCGGCGCGGCGCTACCTGGATCTGGGCTTCCACATCTCTCTGTCCGGCGTGGTGACCTACAAGAAGACGGAGGCCCTCCAGGACGCCGTCCGCTTCACGCCCCTGGATCGGCTGATGGTGGAGACGGACAGCCCCTTCCTGGCGCCAGTCCCCTACCGGGGCCGCAAGAACGAGCCCGCCCACGTCGTGGAGACGGCGCGCAAGGTGGCGGAGCTGAAGGCCATCCCCGTGGAAGAACTCGCCGCCGCCACCACGGCGGCCACGGTGGGGTTGTTCGGGCTCCGGGTGCCGTAG
- a CDS encoding HEAT repeat domain-containing protein, whose amino-acid sequence MDWRAERDRALLLLEREKSPPARADAADLLFQLAAEEPARAPEFAGVLTRLLADAQGEVRRAGLGLATLVLPREELVDTLAARLTDPDVGARLEAVGRLADLSLPEIRGALAPVLQDAVPEVRFEAARGMASLKHSAGLEVLVDALDNESLRFRALGALAELEDPRALPAVKRLFRRWLLSPFERTQAAGVLAKLGDAEGVEWLVKRLQKRWSTDRALAVELCGEVKVPGALERLKAILDAPKDPCRGAAARGLGRLGEPAALPWLLALLDDVSAPEDFRLDAAEGLWRLGLPEAQARVRAAAASFTSPEAREEIAELLQETP is encoded by the coding sequence ATGGACTGGCGGGCCGAGCGGGATCGCGCGCTCCTGCTCCTGGAGCGGGAGAAGAGCCCTCCGGCTCGCGCCGATGCGGCGGACCTGCTGTTTCAGCTGGCCGCCGAGGAGCCCGCGCGGGCGCCCGAGTTCGCTGGGGTGCTCACGCGGCTGCTGGCCGATGCCCAAGGGGAGGTGCGCCGGGCGGGCCTGGGCTTGGCCACGCTGGTGCTCCCACGGGAGGAGTTGGTGGATACCCTGGCCGCGAGGCTGACGGATCCAGACGTGGGGGCTCGCCTGGAGGCGGTGGGGCGGCTGGCGGATCTCTCGCTTCCCGAGATTCGAGGGGCCCTGGCGCCCGTGCTGCAGGATGCCGTTCCCGAGGTTCGCTTCGAGGCCGCGCGGGGCATGGCCTCCTTGAAGCACAGCGCGGGGTTGGAGGTCCTCGTGGACGCGCTGGACAACGAGAGCCTGCGCTTCCGGGCCCTGGGGGCGCTGGCGGAGCTGGAGGACCCTCGGGCGCTCCCCGCCGTCAAGCGGCTGTTCCGCCGCTGGCTCCTGTCTCCCTTCGAGCGCACCCAGGCCGCGGGGGTCCTCGCCAAGCTGGGAGATGCGGAGGGCGTGGAGTGGCTGGTGAAGCGCCTCCAGAAGCGCTGGAGCACGGACCGGGCCCTCGCGGTGGAGCTGTGCGGGGAGGTGAAGGTGCCTGGGGCCTTGGAGCGGCTGAAGGCCATTCTGGATGCGCCGAAGGACCCTTGCCGGGGGGCCGCGGCGCGGGGACTGGGGCGTCTGGGAGAGCCCGCGGCCCTGCCGTGGTTGCTGGCCTTGCTGGACGATGTGAGCGCTCCAGAGGACTTCCGGCTGGACGCGGCAGAGGGGCTCTGGCGGCTGGGACTGCCCGAGGCGCAGGCGCGTGTGCGTGCGGCCGCCGCCTCGTTCACCTCGCCGGAGGCGCGCGAGGAAATCGCTGAATTGTTGCAGGAGACGCCATGA
- the metG gene encoding methionine--tRNA ligase — MAEKILVTSALPYANGPIHIGHVVEYVQTDIYVRFLRSCGKNVVYFCADDTHGTPIELNAAKQGLKPEEFVARCYELHRKDFADFDISVDYFHSTHSPENRAYSELIYGRLKEKGDIERRDIEQTYCEKDKRFLPDRFIKGTCPNCKAKDQYGDSCEKCGKAYSPTDLIDPHCSLCGTPPVRKRSTHLFFKLSRHEAFLRELLRRPGFLNQGLATQLQGFFEKGLADWDISRDGPYFGFAIPGETDKYFYVWLDAPIGYIATTEKWAQETGKAKSALDYWGPDSNTRIVHFIGKDIVYFHALFWPAVLKVADLHGPDEVKAHGHLTVNGEKMSKTRGTLIPARDYLDKLDPSYLRFFYAACLGSGPEDFDLSLKDFRLRVNGELVNNVGNLANRALTMLAGPLEKRLAPGSTGAGKALVEAALARVPEVREAFEKLEYRNAIKAIVEISQTANAFLQAQAPWAKVKTDAEGARADLSDAADVVYLLGALLAPVIPRVTDKLFAQLGAPPLTFAALETARYPLLDRSRPIGTPEPLLPRLEEDRVNSIITAPAVEPAKEASPEASPGAAKKGEKKADKAAKKPAEAPVTQASPGAGAGSGTGEIDYTDFAKVLLKVGHILACERVPDADRLLKLSVDVGEGTPRTIVSGIAEAYTPEQVTGRKVVVVTNLKPRKLKGIESRGMLLTAGPGGKNLSLLDPGDLPPGSEVK; from the coding sequence ATGGCGGAGAAGATCCTCGTCACCAGCGCGCTGCCCTACGCGAACGGCCCCATCCACATCGGGCACGTCGTCGAGTACGTCCAGACCGACATCTATGTGCGTTTCCTCCGCTCGTGCGGCAAGAACGTCGTCTATTTCTGTGCGGACGACACCCACGGTACCCCCATCGAGTTGAACGCGGCGAAGCAGGGCCTCAAGCCCGAGGAGTTCGTGGCCCGCTGCTACGAGCTGCACCGCAAGGACTTCGCGGACTTCGACATCAGCGTCGACTACTTCCACTCCACCCACTCTCCCGAGAACCGCGCCTACTCCGAGCTCATCTACGGACGGCTCAAGGAGAAGGGGGACATCGAGCGGCGCGACATCGAGCAGACCTACTGCGAGAAGGACAAGCGCTTTCTGCCGGACCGGTTCATCAAGGGCACCTGTCCCAACTGCAAGGCGAAGGATCAGTACGGGGATTCCTGCGAGAAGTGCGGCAAGGCCTACAGCCCCACGGACCTCATCGATCCACACTGCTCGCTGTGCGGCACGCCGCCGGTGCGCAAGCGCTCGACGCACCTGTTCTTCAAGCTGTCACGCCACGAGGCATTCCTGAGGGAGTTGCTGCGCAGGCCTGGCTTCCTCAACCAGGGGCTGGCCACCCAGCTCCAGGGCTTCTTCGAGAAGGGGCTCGCGGACTGGGACATCAGCCGGGATGGGCCGTACTTTGGCTTCGCCATTCCGGGCGAGACGGACAAGTACTTCTACGTCTGGCTGGATGCGCCCATCGGGTACATCGCCACCACGGAGAAGTGGGCCCAGGAGACAGGCAAGGCGAAGAGCGCGCTCGACTACTGGGGGCCGGACAGCAACACCCGCATCGTCCACTTCATCGGCAAGGACATCGTCTACTTCCACGCCCTGTTCTGGCCCGCGGTGCTGAAGGTCGCCGATCTGCACGGTCCGGACGAGGTGAAGGCCCACGGCCACCTCACCGTCAACGGTGAGAAGATGTCCAAGACGCGGGGCACGTTGATCCCCGCCCGGGACTATCTCGACAAGCTGGATCCGAGCTACCTGCGCTTCTTCTACGCGGCGTGTCTGGGCTCCGGGCCGGAGGACTTCGATCTGTCCCTCAAGGACTTCCGCCTGCGCGTCAACGGCGAGCTGGTCAACAACGTGGGCAACCTCGCCAACCGCGCCCTCACGATGCTGGCGGGCCCGCTGGAGAAGCGGCTGGCGCCAGGCTCGACGGGGGCAGGCAAGGCGCTCGTGGAGGCCGCGCTGGCCCGGGTGCCGGAAGTGCGCGAGGCCTTCGAGAAGCTGGAGTACCGCAACGCCATCAAGGCCATCGTGGAGATCTCCCAGACCGCCAACGCCTTCCTTCAGGCGCAAGCCCCGTGGGCCAAGGTGAAGACGGATGCCGAAGGGGCCCGCGCGGACCTCTCGGACGCCGCCGATGTCGTCTACCTCCTGGGCGCGCTGCTCGCGCCGGTCATCCCCCGGGTGACGGACAAGCTCTTTGCGCAGCTCGGGGCGCCGCCGCTCACCTTTGCCGCGCTGGAGACGGCCCGCTACCCCCTGCTGGATCGGAGCCGTCCCATCGGCACCCCCGAGCCGTTGCTGCCCCGGTTGGAGGAGGATCGGGTCAATTCCATCATCACCGCCCCCGCCGTGGAGCCCGCGAAGGAGGCGTCCCCCGAGGCGTCCCCCGGCGCTGCCAAGAAGGGGGAGAAGAAGGCGGACAAAGCCGCGAAGAAGCCCGCCGAGGCCCCCGTCACGCAGGCTTCTCCCGGGGCCGGTGCGGGCTCGGGGACCGGGGAGATCGATTACACGGACTTCGCCAAGGTTCTTCTCAAGGTGGGCCACATCCTGGCCTGTGAGCGGGTGCCCGACGCGGACCGGCTCCTGAAGCTCTCCGTGGATGTGGGCGAGGGAACGCCCCGCACCATCGTGTCGGGCATCGCCGAGGCTTACACGCCGGAGCAGGTGACGGGACGCAAGGTGGTGGTGGTGACCAACCTCAAGCCGCGCAAGCTCAAGGGGATCGAATCGCGCGGGATGCTGCTGACCGCGGGGCCCGGGGGCAAGAACCTGTCGCTGTTGGATCCGGGGGATCTGCCGCCCGGTTCCGAGGTGAAGTGA